The genomic stretch GAGGTTTTACTAtagtatatataaaaaacagTACCGGGTAGTATCTGCGACGGACTGACAATGTTACTTAATACGTttattaggtcttgtttagtttctaaaaaaatttgcaaaatttttcatattcatcgtcacatcgaatctttagatatatGCATGAGATTTTAAATAtaggcaaaaataaaaattaattacatagtttatctgtaatttgcgagacgaatcttttaagcttagttagtccaaactatatttatcaaatacaaacgaaaatacacaatactaattttttttaaaaaaaattgaaactgaacaaggccttaatcgaAGAAAATTGAGCTGCAATATGGTACAGTATATATTCGTTCACGACGTCGACGAGGAGGAAAAATGACATGTGAGCCGTGAGCTTTTGCCCTTTGCTTTTGCAGGCTCGCAGCAATGCCCACTGACGCAGTGATGCGTGATGCTTCCTGCAGAGCTGCAGCGTGGAGGAAATGACACCCGCAGTAGCAGCAATTTTGCGTTACGCGTCATGTGGTCATGCCATAGGCCACCCTAAatgtaaaaactttttaaaattttacgtcacattaaatcttacagTATATAtgatcattaaatataaattaaaaattaactattatctgtaatttgtaagagaaatcttttgagtcttgttagtccataattagataataattgtcaaatacaaataaaaatgttataatgtctaaatctaaaaagtttttggatctaaacaaacaGAAAAcagatttaattcaatgtttttGCATCCAAACAGGAAACAGATTTGAGCTCTACTTGCTAGGATTCGAAAGCCCATGGTCATTCAAACAATAATATTCGAATCGTGTGGCCATTTCAATACCATGGCTGCGTTGGATTGAACCCAATTCATGACTTGTTCAGTATTTTttttagcattttcgtttgcatttggtaaatattattcaatcatgactTGTTCagtattcgtctcgcaaattacaagcaaattatgtaactagtttttgttttcgtatatatttaatgctttatcatgtgccataagattccatgtgatgagaaatctacaaaaaaaaatttgggtaTTTTTTTGAGttcatgtgccataagattccaTGTGCCTTCGATGGTGAAGATAAAGTTAGACACACGAGTATAACCGAAGATACGGTGTAAAACAATTTTTTAGTAGTTTTTTGGTTTGGTCAATCTGACATCTACGTAAAAGGCTCTATATAAAAAGCTGCCCCGGTCCAGAGTTGTAAAACCCTCGATGGCGACCAGGATCGCGATCGCCCACACCAACGACGGCCGCTACATGGTGTTTTTCGACGATGACTCTATCCTCACGACGCTTACAGACTCCGGCGACGTGGTGGACTCGTGGCTGGACGAGATCTACCGcatccaccgccgccgcctcaaACGCCTCGTCGTTGGCCTGGACGTGGAGTGGCGCCCGTCCTACTCCCGCTACGACGCACCCCCAGTAGCCGTGCTGCAAATGTGCGTCGACCACCGCTGCCTCGTCTTTCAGATCCTCCACGCCGACTACCTGCCTGACGCGCTCTTCGACTTCCTCGCCGACGACCGCCTCACCTTCGTCGGCGTCGGGATCCACGGCGACGTGGCCAAGCTGCGAGCCGGGTACGGGCTGGAGCCTGGAGGTGGGGAATGCGGTGGACCTTCGCCATCTCGCCGCGCACGAGCTCGGGAACTTCGGGCTGCGCCGGGCCGGGCTGCCGGCGCCCGGCGCTGGTGTGGGAGGTGATGGGTGTGCAGATGGAGAAGCCGTACCATGTCCGTAGGAGCCCCTGGGACTCGCGCCAGCTGTCGTACGACCAGCTGAAGTACGCCTGCGCCGATGCGTTCGCGTCGTTCGAGGTAGGCCGGAGGCACATTGGAGATCACATCATCAGATATATCTGAACCGGTGTCGGGAGGGATTTTAGAACTAATAAAAATACAAATTACACAGCTCGTCAAAAAACTGCAaggcaaatctattaagtataattaatttatcattagcacatgtggattactgtagcacttaaggctaatcatggactaattagaattaaaagattcgtctcacgattttcaaccaaaatgtgtaattaatttatttttttatctacatttaatatttcatatatatgtctaaagattctgtgggatggatgaaaattttttggatgggaaactaaacagggcctaacatCATCCGCTTGGTGCAGTGCGTGCGTCGTCTGCATgcaaatattaaatatatattcagTTTTACTTTAGTTCTGCGGATATAGACATTAGTGTTTTCTTCTCACAATAAATTTTAGCGAACTGCTTGTACATGGTAGCTTAAAGTTAAAGCGTGCTCCTAGTACACTTGTTTGCTGCGTGCATTGCAAAGTTAAAGCGTGCTCGTAGTACTCATGTTTAATTtgctcctttctttttttttgtctaaAAATCAAATTTCAAGTTACTCCTATTTGATATTTCAAGTTATCCTGTTCAATGATCTGAAAAGTTATGGttgaaaatattgttcgctgatttattatgagagaaaaacaccgtTGGCTGATAGAAAAAGTACGGTATATAAGACAAACGAACCGGAATAAAAAAATATGTGTATTTTTGAATTTTATTAGGATGTCCAAACTATCTAAATTTACTAGAAAATACGAGTTTAATTAGAAAAAATGGTTAGATTTTAAGAAGATCTAACAATctcgaacaaaaaaaaaataatatgccACATACactctacatttaatatttttttgtgcatGTGACATTCTAGATTAACAATGTTCTGTCCATATATACAATATACAATAAATATCAATACATATGTTCGACTAGTAAGTAATATTCCCATAGATATATTATATACTTGAGACACTTTTCATATTTACAAACCCATCTTCAAGAAAGATACAAAAAAAAACATCGTGACCAACAAAATCCATAGAAAAATTGCAATTGAAAGCTTATGGTAATTTAGAATTTTGTTGGTCTTAGCATCACTATCAATGTTATCGAAGGGGAAAAAGATAAACTTGAGTCAACTCCAAAGATCGTGGCTTACAATTGGTGGCTTTAATGGCGGTGACCTAGTGGAGAAACATGTATCGACACCCAAGATCACAACAGTCACCAaaataaatcaacttttgaTATGTTAGTGTCACTGGTCCATTATTGACTCCGCAATGCACGTGTGAGATGCTAGCAAGAAGCACAAATCAATTTTCTTTCCGAGAAACTGGTCACAAGCAAAAAATCACAACATGATCAATATCAAGGTAGAGTAGCATGGGCAGCATTCTTGAGATCAGCTCATTGGTATTGGTGGTGGTTCCATAATATGTTCAAAGAGGCTTGAGTTGCTACGGATGTTGGTAACTTGGTACAATTCTGATCCACACGTCGCTGCTTCTACCGGCATGCTCATTGCCTTACCATCTCAACATGTCCTCTCGTCATACCCTGAAACTTATTGACTCGCTCCTTCAACCCATGTGTTCCTAGTCGAGGTCGAGGAGTCTTAACATCACTATCAATGCCAATGTAGGGGAAACGGATAAACATGTCTTGACTGCAACGACCGTGGCTTACATTTGTATAGGCTTTTATTGTGGTGACCTATCAAAGAGCTGAGTGATTATTATaacataataaaaaatatatatcgaCTTTTGATCTTACATGAACTGGTCTATTGATTCTCCCATGCTTATGTTGAGACATTGGCATGTGGTACATATTGTTCTTTTTCCCGAGAAGTTGGTCACAACTCACAAGTAGACCACAACATGATCAGTATCAAGGTAGAGTGGCATAAGTAGCATATTTGAGATCACCAGTGCATTGGCATTATAGTGGTGGGTCTATAGTATGactaaggccgtgtttagttcctcaacgaaaaaatttcgcgacactgtagcactttcgtttgtttgtggtaattattgtccaaccatagactaactaggctcaaaagattcgtctcgtcaatttcgaccaaactgtgtaattagtctttattttcatctatatttaatactccatgcatacgtctaaaaatttgatgtgacggagaatcttgaaaatttttggatttttaggtggaagtaaacaagccctaaaAGGGTTTTGAGATGCAGACGGATGTTGCTCTGATGACACGGCTAGCTAGCGGCCTAGCGCAACTTGAGGTAGTGGTGAATACAAGCAGGATTAGACAATCCGGTGATGGTTTAAGGTAGAAAACGACAACTATGAATTTACAGGAGAAGATAAAAGATTATCAGAAAATTCAAATTTGTAAGAGGGCCAAGAAATTTAACAATTTGTAAGAGAAACTTGATAGTAGTTTTATCGAGAAATGAAGCTCACCAAGAGAAAACTGAGCCACATTGATTTAGTCTGAGTAGAAAATTTCGCGGCCACAAGATAGAGGTGGGGAAAAAATGAGTTAGATGACAATAGTCAAGACATTGATTGATGATAGTTATTGACAAGTACGTGCTAATGGATGTACTAGAGGCAGAAGGAGATTGAAATTATAATCGAAGAAACAAACAAAACTATTTACCAAAAACAAAATCTGAACTaaaaaagaaaattaaaaagCTAGATACCCGCGTGCATTCATTATCGCATGAATTCTTTGACCATTAGCCGTCTGAAAAATTAAAAAAGAAGAAGTTATTATTAAAGCATACATGTCTTTTGATGAAATGTTCAATTTGCATAAGCCACACGACCGCACAATCATAGATGAGTTCGTCAAACGTCAGGTAGCCGTGTCCCTGAGAACTTCAACCAACGTCCAATGTGGGGCAACAGCCTTTTGCTAGGAACCGAGCTGCACTGCACGCTGTCAACGAGCCGCACGAAGCAACATGCTCTGGTCGCATCCACTATGGCTCACTTATCTTCTACCAAAGGTTTTAGCATCTAATCACTATGCTACATCCACAGATCACTATGCTGATCTAACGCTGTACTTCTGGTACAttttaatttaattaattaataataaaCACCAGTAACATAATTCGAGACACGACCATCACAACCAAGAGATTTATCCAGGCACCTGACCAAACATACAAATATCTTGGTATAACACGACTAAGTTATGTAAATCAAAAGTTACCGTTCTCGTGCAAATAATACAATCCCACACAACCCTAGCCAATTGTTCTTAGGttctaacataagatcactctTTTGAAAAGAAGTCATAGGCTGTATGGTATTTATCCAGGACAACATTGTAGAGTGGATGGATTGGCTCCAGCAAATTAGAGTAGGGTCCAAGCACATGCTGAGGTAATGGGCACGAATCCGCATCAGTCAGGGCACTGTACTGGCAAACTGAGAGACCACTGAGGCAGTAGCATGAATGATAGTGATCTCTGTTCTTTCCAGGCTTATCCCTGAAGCCTCCCTCTAGTACCTGAGTTACAGAAGCAGTTGTCATCTTAACTTATCTGAGATGTCAACTCCTcaacaaatactccctccattccaatttATAGGTCGTTTTGGTATTTTTAGGTACATAacttttgctatgtatctagacatattctatatctaggtgcatagcaaaagctatgtacaaagaaaagccaaaacaaccTATAATTTGGTAGAGGGTGGTAACAACTATAATAAGATGGCATTGCAGAATTTCACATTCTGGTGATAAAACTCTGCACATGAAAATGATATTGTATTTAAAGTTATCTCACCTGAGAACAAAGTAGGATGTATTGTTGCAGGGCAATGTTATGGAAGAGCGGGCCAATTTGGTTGCTCTGTTGTATAAAATCAAATCCAACCTTTGCATAATCTACAGCTTCAGGAGGGAAACAAGCAAAACACATGAGTATGATGATCTTGTGGGTCATGATCTTGTGGGGGCATGATCAAGTGCCCCCAGAATTTGTAATCAATACGTTAGTTCAGTTCAGGTCATGATCTTGTGGGGGCATTATAAATTTGCACATCAAATGCACCAAAAGTACAAACAGTATGAGAAATGACATTAGGTTGCCAGTAAGCAGATCAAGGTTTTAAAAATTGATAATCGGTACTGTTTGGTCACCCACCAACTAGCATATATACAACAAAACAGGCCTTTTAAGTTATCAGTGCATTGCTGCATGGTACGAGGAATAAAGAAGTTCCAATCAGTTACAATTTACATCGATCTAGAACCGGTTCTATTTTGTGttttaaaatttttacaaaaactTATTtcatatttatcacaaacaaaaatAAAGAAATAATTTTCATTTCATAAGAAAAATATGGATGGTCCTGATTCGTACCAGAGGAAAAGTTTTTGGCAGTGCACCCATATGAACTGGTGCTGCAGGCATCCCCTCCTGATGGCCTTTTGCAGGAATACGAGGACTTCAATTGCTTATCAACAATCGTAAGTAACTTTTGTGTTAAAGCAATGGCAGCTCCCTGGTCACACACTAGATTTCTGTTACATCAAGCACAACATGTGGCAAAGATAGCAGTAGATGGATGTTACAATTACCTGCCAAAAGGAGTAACAACCGTCAACCAATTTATTAGTTCGTCCTTGAAATCCGCATTCCACTCCTTGACGAAAAGCCACCCAACCCTAAATGGTGAAGCTGTCAGCAACAACGCCAAATGGTATTGTAATAAAAACAAATGTTGCATCAGCCAAACACACAAGTATCAACTACTTGCCATGTACTTTCACTAAGGACCTAAAAGAACAACTTCATGGTCTAATACACAAAAACACATCATAATTATAGAAGTAAATTAAATAAACTAAGGGAGGAAAAAGTTGTCTTACAATCAAGCTAGGCAAGTCAACTTTCTCTGCCTCATTAAGCAGGATCAAAGCAGCCAATCCACAGAATGTATACCTTATGAAAGCAACTTTTGTTAATGTTCTTAACATATAAATTTGGAACTTCACAGAAATCCTCAGAAACATACCCACCATGTGCTTCGGCATAAGGCTCCCCAGCAATACCGCCTTCATAAGTTTGGCAACTGCAGTCATATAGTATATCAATTGAGCAACGTTCTAGAAAAGAACTGTGACCAAGCATCAATTTTGAAAAAACTGGAAAAAAAAAGCATTTATATAACACAAACAAAACCTTGCTATGTAGTCGCCAACGCCTTTTGCCAGTTCAACATCAAGAATATTCACAAGGCTGGCAACCTAAGGTTAACATCAAGAAATATCAAGTAACTGCAGAAAAATCGTGAAGGACCACAAGAAACTCACCGATATAGCAGTGTAGGAAGCACGGACATCAATTTCACCACCATCATGCATTCTAGGGCAAAGGAAAAATGAGTGGCAGGCATCACCTCAGAAGGAGCTACAAATGAGAAAGTGGTCTTTGTACATTATCCATGCTGATAGGTTGCATACCTGAAAGCACCTGATACATCTTTCATCCGAAGCATAAACTTGTACAGGTTGCCCCTGACCAACAAGGTAAACATTATTAACAAAATGACTCATGTAAAGCGTTTTAGAGCAACCATGAGATTTACCTATTGATTGATGACAGTGCTCTTTCACTCCCTATTGTCACAAGTGTATTGACGGCAGCATAAGTCGTAGCTAGGTGAGGCAACTGCAAAGGACGTGGACAAAAGAATGTATAAAAAATCTATAATTTACCATCTTGAATGACTCAACATAAATGAACTCAAACAAACttcataaataaaaacaaacaaGATTTCTGGTTAAAAACTTATGGTAATTGAATGAGAAGGCTAAATCAATGCACCGAATAATGTAGCTTTGCTACCAAAAAAGAAAACCTTGAGTATACAAATCCAAAGCATAGTACCCACCATCACCGGCAGGTATTTTGTTTGTTGCATGGACATGCTAATATCAATTAAAAATGTTACAACTACAACCAGGTgattgcaacaacaacaaacatATATGTCCTCAGTGTTTCATTGGACATATCCAAGACTAATGCATGCACACCATAAAtcttaaatcttatttaaaaagaatCAATGTGAGTAGCAAAATCAAAGATAttatctagctcaaaagtgtgGGCTCAAAAGGTTTTGGGATTGGAGCAACCTGTCCAGGTCCACCACTATATCCACCATCTTTATCCTGACATCGAGCCAAGAAGTCTATGATATCATCCTCAAGGTTATCATCAAGTGCTTCATCCAGCAAAGCAAGTGGATGAACCATCCAGTAGCACAGCCAAGGGCGACTGAAAGCAATTAAAAACAATACCAGAACAAATATGCATTAGTGTCACAATAAAACAGGATATTCTAAAGATAACTTAACCATGCGCAATCATTACTTGGCATCTAGAACATGAAAGGCTGGCCCGAGATGCCTCAACCCACGCGTCAGATACTCGATATGTTGATCACGCCACAGTTCTAGCCTGCACAGAAAACAACTCGACAACAAAAGCTTATGATGAGGAGGCAGTGGACACCCTAATATCAACTCCCATTCAAGTGTTTGTGTATACTACGCTATCCAACAACAAATAATAGCAGTATTAAGCCTCTGTATGCACCACATCAGGAACCCTGCACTGAACTATCTGGTGCTACAGCCATTTTTCAAGCTACAGCTTGTCAAATTCTCCAATATCCAAACTAAACCCATGCGTCGAGATCCGCCTAGCACTGCCGGCAGCCAGGCGATATCTCCTATCTCCTAATAGAAGTGAGAAACCAAGCGTGCGCTCTGGGATGCTCACATGATGGATTTCGTGTTGGGCGCGGCCCCGGAGAGGGCGCGGTAGATGTCGCCAACCCTGGCCTCCACCTTCATCTGCTCCACCTGCGTCACCGTGAGCCTCGGGAGCTCGggatccgccgccgccgggtcGTCCCCGGTGGGAGGTGCCGACTGCTGGGAGGGGTCCATGGACGCAGCGGCCTGGGGCGGAGTCGGAGGCGCGGCGCCGCCGCTTGGCTGCGCTCTCGAGTGCTGCAGCGGCCTGCGGTTTCGGTTGCGAGCTTTGTGCTGCGGCATGTGCGGGGTCCGGGTCACGGCTCTCGGCTCTCGGCTGCTTCGGTGTGGTGATGATGGGCCGGAGCGGAGCAATCTTGCGATGCCGCGAGACGGGTGAGCCCAACCATTCATTGAGCCGGCCCAGTCACTGACCAGAGCTATGTTACCCAGCCCGATTTGTTGCCAGACCAAACCCCCCACGGCAGCGCAGCAACCCATTCCACAGCCACGCGAGCACGCGACGCACGGCCGACCTCAGGCAGCGCTTCTGCTTGGCGGCCGGGGGCAGCCGCCGCTTCTTCGCCTTCGCGAGGGTTTTAGCGACGAAGAGAAAGGGGAGGAGGCGAGCGCCGAGGGAGGTATAGCCGTACAGGGGGAGAGGGTGGGAGATGGCTGCCATGGTTGGAGCGCGCAGGGCGCTCTTAGCCGCCCGGTTCTCCCCTCGCGGCGCCATAGCGGCGTCGGCCAAGCCTGCGCCCCTCTACCGGCGCGTGGATTCGCCGCCCAGGTACTGTACCACTACCTCGGCGATGTCTCGTTGATTGACATGACGTCGTGATGCTATTCCTTGTTGctgatcttttctttttctagaCTAGAGTTGGGAGATCTTCTCTAGCGATTGGGTTGTCTGTAAACTGTTCATCTGTTGCTAGGAAACGGAACAGAATATAatacaatattttttttaaaaaaaaagtagcCAATTGTTTGGGAAGGAAATTTCTATTCATTGTGAGCTGATTAGAACATGAATTGACATTTTGGTCCTTGGCATAGACGCATAGTAATTCTAATTCGTGTTTTCTGTTCATTAGAACGTCGATTGTTACTTTTAATCCTAAAAATATGTAGTTTCACTATTTATCCAATCCAGATGTGGTCTTTTCAATcaaaaggaaaaaataaaaacacttACGGAGTACCTGTTACGAGTGACATTGCACGTGAAAAATTCCAATTCAGGGTCTTCCTAAAAGCATGGTTCTTTTATCTTGCAGACTTCCAGCTGAAAGTGTTTGTCTCCAGTCTTGGGTTCCACATCGAGCGGCTGGCAGCTTTGCATCTGAAAGGACTGATGAAGACTATCAGCGTGAGTGGGGACAAAACAAAGCAGGTAGCTATGCTGACTCCCGTTCAAACGGCTCTAGCCTCCATATTCAGAGAGATGTCCCTTCAGCTGGTTCCACAACAGGTATTCACACAAATAGGGCTGTGGATGGTGGTGGCAGTTCTGAGCAACATTACAGAAGTGGTGGATCATATGGCTTCCGAAACAGTCATCAGCCGTATACTGGTGCAAGAGCGAATAATGAGACATCTGGATATAATGCATCACAACCTTACAGAGGTGGTGGTGCATACAGCCAGCAAGGCCTTGATGGGTACTTTCCAAATGATCGCCAACAGTATAATGGCACAGAAGCTAATAGTACATATAGCTCTGGATACAACACCCAAAGTAACCAGAAGGTTTATGAAAGAGAGGGAGTTAATTATGGGCAGTACGGATATGGTCCTTCAGGACAAGCATGTCCAAACCCGATTGGAAATAACCATCACATTCAGAAACAGCAATATGTTGATCATAGATCTGGGGAAAGTTATCCGGATAGATCGCGGAATCATCCCTCTCAGTATGTAAATCCAACTCATTTCCATAAGGAGCATGTTGCAGGGTTTCAGCAAGGCAACAATAGTAATTTTGGATATAATGCTTCGCAGTCGTATCAAAGCCCTCATTTCAATAGGCAAGCTGATATGCATAGTACTCCTCAAGGATATTCCATGTACCTAAATACAGATGTGCAACGCCCCTCTCATGGAGTTCATCAAGAAAAACATTCACATGCGCAATCTGCTGGATCATTTGGGAACCACTTAAACAATGCACCTCATGAAGATGGCAAATATCACCAGTCACTGCAGGGCAACTTTTCAAATGTTGGATTGCCTTATGAAGTACCTAAAGCCGTCGGCAAACACAAAGGTACTGTTGAAGAACTGGAGAAGTTTTGTGAAGATGGCAATGTAAAAGAAGCTTTGGAAGTTCTGGCTATGCTAAAGGAAAACAGAATTGTGCTACATCCTCCTCAGTACTTCAGATTGATGCAAGCATGTGGTGATGCAGCTGCACTCTCAGAAGCAAGATTAATACATAGTCAAATATCTGAATCATCAACTGTTGTTGACACAGATTTTCAAAACGAAATTCTAAAGATGTATGCTAAGTGTGGTTCAATGGAAGATGCAAAGAAGCTTTTCAGTTCTATGGATCATCATAATTTGACTTCTTGGAGCACTATGATCTCAGGTTTTGTGCATAATACTCTTGGTGAAGAAGCAATAGATTTTTTCGATCGGTTTAAGCAGACAGGGGATAAGCCAGATCTTGGTATGTTCAGACATGTTTTcctggcctgtggaattttgggATCTGTTAATGAAGGAATGTTGCATTTTGAATCCATGCAGAAAGATTTTGGCATACATCCCACTATGGAACATTATGCAAGCATTATTAGTATGCTTGGACAGTCTGGCTACATTGCCGAAGCCTATGAATTTGTGGAACAGATGCCTGTGGAACCAAGCATTGAGGTATGggaaaatttgatgaacatgtGTCGACTTAATGGCTTTTTAGAGCTTGGAGATCGTTGCGCTCAAATCATAGAGCGCTTGGATTCTTCTAGGCTGAATGAACAGTCTAAAATGGGTCTTTTCCCTGTCGATGCTTCAGACCTtgcaaaggaaaaggaaagaaaaaaggcAAGTGTTGCTGAAGCTCGGAGCAAGGTCCATGAATACAGAGCTGGAGACCGATCCCACCCTGACACTCCTAAGATCTATGAAGAGCTGAGGTACTTGTTGGCTCACATGAAGGAAGCTGGGTATATTGCTGACACTCGATTTGTTCTTCACGATGTTGATCAAGAAACCAAAGAGGATGCTTTACTGGCTCACAGTGAGAGGCTGGCTATCAGTTATGGTCTTATAACAAGTGCTCCCCGCTCACCTATTCGAGTTATAAAGAATCTCCGGTCCTGTGGAGACTGTCACACGGCTTTCAAGATAATCTCGAAACTTGTCGGCCGTCAGATCATTGCAAGGGATGCAAAGAGGTTCCACCACTTTGAAAATGGTGTGTGCTCTTGCAAAGACTACTGGTAAACAAGATGATAGAAGCCCACATCTTGGTCAATTTTGATCTGCCCAAGACCGCTATAGGTTGTTTATATGCTGAAGGTAGGCTGATGCCTATCTAACATTTAGGTAGCTGATAGTTTCATGTCAGGGACATGATGTATGATGTCGTCAGGGACAAGCAGGCCCTAAGCCCCTCTATTTTGCAGTTCATATGATATAAGCCTGAGTTTTTGCTTTAACGACTGTTGTCTCCGATTTGTTACTTGCCACCAAAATAAAACAGTAGAATGTTATTGGGTTGTGGTCCCCTGGCATGTAAACTTTGATTCAGCTTGACTACAAAGCTTTCTGACAGCATTCTGTATCCATTGCTTATAGCTAGCAGAATCTTGTCCTTGTACCTGTTTGGCTTCAGCTCGGGATTGGGCTTCCTTCGGCTCTGGACACTGGAGTTGAGTTTCTAAAGAAATCTGCTACTAGTTTAATATCGTTTAGCTTGTTCTGATGGATGAATTTTGCGTGTGGATTTACTTCTTCACATTGGTTCTAGTTTTTTGCATTTTATAattataatgttgctctgcaccCAAAGATCAATGGAACTTGTTGCATTTGTCTGTACCATGGAGATGCAAACCACCCTCTCCGTACAACCGTGAAAACCCTTTCAAAAAACATACTTAATGGTtttcaaaaattatgaaatgaTATACTCCATAGTTCGTCCATAGATGTATGTTGTCACAAAAGTTGGGAAACAAAATCAATTTAGAAAAAATCATATGGAAATGACAAATTTCATTGCACTAGTCCACTGGCACCTgaattattttcatttttatgtgGATTTTTACACAATAAGTTTGCCTCCCAAATTTTGCTACGACGTACATCTATGGATG from Sorghum bicolor cultivar BTx623 chromosome 3, Sorghum_bicolor_NCBIv3, whole genome shotgun sequence encodes the following:
- the LOC8075546 gene encoding pentatricopeptide repeat-containing protein At4g32450, mitochondrial — its product is MAAMVGARRALLAARFSPRGAIAASAKPAPLYRRVDSPPRLPAESVCLQSWVPHRAAGSFASERTDEDYQREWGQNKAGSYADSRSNGSSLHIQRDVPSAGSTTGIHTNRAVDGGGSSEQHYRSGGSYGFRNSHQPYTGARANNETSGYNASQPYRGGGAYSQQGLDGYFPNDRQQYNGTEANSTYSSGYNTQSNQKVYEREGVNYGQYGYGPSGQACPNPIGNNHHIQKQQYVDHRSGESYPDRSRNHPSQYVNPTHFHKEHVAGFQQGNNSNFGYNASQSYQSPHFNRQADMHSTPQGYSMYLNTDVQRPSHGVHQEKHSHAQSAGSFGNHLNNAPHEDGKYHQSLQGNFSNVGLPYEVPKAVGKHKGTVEELEKFCEDGNVKEALEVLAMLKENRIVLHPPQYFRLMQACGDAAALSEARLIHSQISESSTVVDTDFQNEILKMYAKCGSMEDAKKLFSSMDHHNLTSWSTMISGFVHNTLGEEAIDFFDRFKQTGDKPDLGMFRHVFLACGILGSVNEGMLHFESMQKDFGIHPTMEHYASIISMLGQSGYIAEAYEFVEQMPVEPSIEVWENLMNMCRLNGFLELGDRCAQIIERLDSSRLNEQSKMGLFPVDASDLAKEKERKKASVAEARSKVHEYRAGDRSHPDTPKIYEELRYLLAHMKEAGYIADTRFVLHDVDQETKEDALLAHSERLAISYGLITSAPRSPIRVIKNLRSCGDCHTAFKIISKLVGRQIIARDAKRFHHFENGVCSCKDYW
- the LOC8062157 gene encoding protein farnesyltransferase subunit beta isoform X2, which codes for MPQHKARNRNRRPLQHSRAQPSGGAAPPTPPQAAASMDPSQQSAPPTGDDPAAADPELPRLTVTQVEQMKVEARVGDIYRALSGAAPNTKSIMLELWRDQHIEYLTRGLRHLGPAFHVLDANRPWLCYWMVHPLALLDEALDDNLEDDIIDFLARCQDKDGGYSGGPGQLPHLATTYAAVNTLVTIGSERALSSINRGNLYKFMLRMKDVSGAFRMHDGGEIDVRASYTAISVASLVNILDVELAKGVGDYIASCQTYEGGIAGEPYAEAHGGYTFCGLAALILLNEAEKVDLPSLIGWVAFRQGVECGFQGRTNKLVDGCYSFWQGAAIALTQKLLTIVDKQLKSSYSCKRPSGGDACSTSSYGCTAKNFSSDYAKVGFDFIQQSNQIGPLFHNIALQQYILLCSQVLEGGFRDKPGKNRDHYHSCYCLSGLSVCQYSALTDADSCPLPQHVLGPYSNLLEPIHPLYNVVLDKYHTAYDFFSKE
- the LOC8062157 gene encoding protein farnesyltransferase subunit beta isoform X1 gives rise to the protein MPQHKARNRNRRPLQHSRAQPSGGAAPPTPPQAAASMDPSQQSAPPTGDDPAAADPELPRLTVTQVEQMKVEARVGDIYRALSGAAPNTKSIMLELWRDQHIEYLTRGLRHLGPAFHVLDANRPWLCYWMVHPLALLDEALDDNLEDDIIDFLARCQDKDGGYSGGPGQLPHLATTYAAVNTLVTIGSERALSSINRGNLYKFMLRMKDVSGAFRMHDGGEIDVRASYTAISVASLVNILDVELAKGVGDYIASCQTYEGGIAGEPYAEAHGGYTFCGLAALILLNEAEKVDLPSLIGWVAFRQGVECGFQGRTNKLVDGCYSFWQGAAIALTQKLLTIVDKQLKSSYSCKRPSGGDACSTSSYGCTAKNFSSAVDYAKVGFDFIQQSNQIGPLFHNIALQQYILLCSQVLEGGFRDKPGKNRDHYHSCYCLSGLSVCQYSALTDADSCPLPQHVLGPYSNLLEPIHPLYNVVLDKYHTAYDFFSKE